The Amaranthus tricolor cultivar Red isolate AtriRed21 chromosome 6, ASM2621246v1, whole genome shotgun sequence genome has a segment encoding these proteins:
- the LOC130814562 gene encoding uncharacterized protein LOC130814562 — MLKSVLLNETVRLNSRLYGVTQSRGMHSRNKKAMEFIARGWSAMKEVDRVIDYCELNDKRLIPLLRGAKENFELALEVDNSNTHARYWLSKLHLKYHVPGACKAVGAALLVEAAEMGNPDALYELGARLRVENDYVQSSQQAFYYIQKASEQLHSGALYLLGTVYLTGDCVKQDIGSAMWCFHRAAEKGHVGAAIACGSLLLKGHKVPEFISKFNVKRRSKTVKTNYMNLEVNPVELAKQQFKIAANAGCDLGFKWLSRLEEEEKRILSEH; from the exons ATGTTGAAATCAGTTTTGTTAAATGAAACTGTAAGACTCAACTCTAGGCTTTATGGAGTCACTCAGTCA AGAGGTATGCACAGTAGAAACAAAAAAGCAATGGAGTTTATAGCCAGAGGTTGGAGTGCTATGAAGGAAGTTGATCGAGTTATTGATTATTGTGAACTTAATGACAAACGTCTCATTCCTCTTCTAAGG GGTGCTAAGGAGAATTTTGAGTTGGCTTTAGAAGTTGATAATTCAAATACACATGCACGCTACTGGTTATCCAAGCTTCACCTTAAATACCATGTCCCAGGAGCATGCAAAGCAGT AGGTGCTGCTTTGCTGGTGGAAGCTGCTGAAATGGGAAATCCTGACGCACTGTATGAATTAGGTGCCCGCTTAAGAGTAGAG AATGACTATGTTCAATCATCTCAGCAAGCATTTTATTATATACAGAAGGCTTCCGAACAG TTACATTCAGGTGCCCTTTACCTTTTAGGTACTGTGTACTTAACAGGCGACTGTGTAAAACAAGATATTGGATCTGCAATGTGGTGCTTTCACAGAGCAGCAGAGAAG GGACATGTTGGTGCAGCTATAGCATGTGGGTCTCTTCTCCTTAAAG GTCACAAGGTACCAGAATTTATATCTAAATTTAACGTGAAGAGACGAAGCAAGACtgtaaaaacaaattatatgaaCTTGGAGGTGAACCCAGTAGAGCTTGCAAAACAGCAGTTTAAGATTGCTGCAAATGCAGGATGTGATCTTGGATTTA